One Gardnerella vaginalis genomic window, TGGCTGCTTACTACATTATTATGCCTTCTGAAGTTAGCTCTAATTTGGCTCGCTACGATGGCATGCGCTACGGTTTGCGCGTAATGCCGCCAGCAGACAAGCCTCAGACTGCAGCAAACATGATGGCCGCAACTCGCGAAGCTGGCTTTGGCGACGAAGTAAAGCGCCGTATTATTCTCGGCACTTACGCACTTTCCGCTGGCTACTACGACGCTTGGTATGGCTCTGCACAAAAGGTTCGTACGCTTATTATTCGCGATTTTGAAGAAGCGTTTAATAAGGTAGATGTTCTTGTTTCCCCAACAAGCCCTACAACGGCATTTAAGTTTGGTGAGAAGATGAACGATCCACTTTCCATGTACATGAACGATATTGCTACGATTCCTGCAAACATGGCTGGCGTTCCAGCTTTGAGCCTCCCAGCTGGCTTAAGTGACGATGGTTTGCCTGTTGGTATTCAGATTATTGCTCCGCAATGCCATGATGAAAAGATGTACAAGCCTGCAGCAGCGTTGGAAGCAGCGCTCGAAGAAAAGTGGAGCGGCCCAATCTGGAAGTCGCTTAAAGCTGGCTGGCTCGATTCATTGGCTAAGTAAAGTGAAATAAAGCTTAAATAAGAAGGATTCTCATGGCTGAAAAACTTATGAAATATGCCGATGCTGTGGAGCAGTTTGACCCAGTTTTCGGCTTGGAAACTCACGTTGAGTTGAGCACGCGCACAAAGCTGTTCTGCCCAGCAGAAGTATCTTTTGGTGGCGAGCCAAATACTCAGCTAACTCCTGTAAGCCTTGGTTTGCCAGGCTCTTTGCCAGTTGTAAACAAGACTGCAGTTGATTACGCTATTAAGCTCGGTTTGGCGTTGCATTGCGAGATTGCTGAGTGGAGCCAGTTCGCTCGTAAGAACTACTTCTACCCAGATATGCCTCGCGACTACCAGATTTCCCAGTACGATAAGCCTACTAATGGCAATGGCTACTTGGATGTTGAGCTTGAAGATGGCACTGTATTCCGCGTTCCGATTGAGCGTGCTCACATTGAGGATGATGCTGGTAAGAATACTCACGTTGGCGGCGCTGACGGTCGTATTGAAGGCGCAAATCATTCTTTGGTTGATTACAATCGCGCAGGCGTGCCTTTAATCGAGATTGTAACTAAGCCAATCGAAGGTGCTGGCAGCCGCGCTCCAGAAATTGCTGGCGCATACATGCGCGCTATTCGCGATATTGTTCGCGCGCTCAACATTTCCCATGCTCGTATGGAGCAGGGCAATATGCGCGCTGACGTGAATGTTTCGCTTCGCAGAAAGCCAACCGATCCATTTGGTACGCGTTCCGAGACTAAGAATGTGAACACATTCCGCGGTATTGAAAAGACTCTGCAATATGAGATTCGTCGTCAGGCTGCTATTTTGAGCGAAGGCGGCGAGATTTTGCAGGAAACTCGTCACTGGGATGAGGCAACTCAGACTACTGCTGGCGGCCGCGTAAAGTCCGACGCTGACGATTATCGCTACTTCCCAGATCCTGATTTGGTTATGCTTCACATCACTAAAGAGCATATTGAGCGCATGAAGGCAGAAATGCCGGAAATGCCTCGCGAGCGCCGTAACCGTTTGCAAAGCGAATGGGGTATTAGCGATCTTGAAATGCGTGATATTTTGAACGCGGATGCTCTTGATTTGGTTGAAGAAACCGTTAAGGCTGGCGCAAGTGCGGCAGGTGCTAAGAAGTGGTGGCTTGGTGAGCTTGCTCGCGAAGCAAACACTCGTGGCGTGACTTTGGAAGAATTGCCTATTACTCCGCAAGATGTGGCGCAAGTTGAAAAGCTAATTGCAGACGGCAATCTTAACGATAAGCTCGCTAAGCAAACTGTTGCATGCGTTTTGGCTGGCGAGGGTAAGCCTGATGAAGTTGTTAAGAAGCATGGATTCAAGGTTATGAACGACGACGGCGCTTTGGAAGCTGCTGTTGACGCTGCTCTTGCTGCTGATCCTGAAGTTGCAGAAAAGCTTAAGGCTGGAAATATGAAGCCAATGGGTGCAATTATTGGCGCTGTTATGCGTGCGACTAAAGGTCAGGCTGATGCTAAAGCTGTTACTAAGATCGTGATGGCAAAGATTAAGGGCTGATTTAAATTTTAGTTAGATTAAAATTTAGCTAGAAAAGAATAGTTTATAGATGCACTTTTTGCATTTTATGCTTTGCGTTTTAACCTTGTGTTTTATAGCATTGTGTAAAGTGCAAAAAGTGTAATCTTATATTGTAGTTGCTTACGCATTTGTATTTTGCTTATGCTTTTTGTAGAACTTTTTGTAACGCAAGGTCAATTAGGTACAGGAAACAGGTGAATATGCAGGAAGTCAATGCTGACTCTACAAACTCTCGAGAGTTACCAGAAAGTATTGTAATTCCGTCAATACGTGGCGAGATGGCTCGTCTTAGGCAAGCAACCATCGAAGATTTAGCGAGGATGGATTCATTACATGCTTTTGATGGTGCGGCTGTTATAACTGGCAAGGATTCACAATCTGAACGTTCTATGGTTCATGCGTGGGTTGAGCGTTCTGTGCAGTGGTCTTTGGGCAATAATGATAAAAGTATGTCTGATTATGCTGGAGCTATTGGAGATGCGCAATCGCGCCCGACAATCGCATGGTCGATTGTGCCAGATTTTATTGATGACTCTAAAAATACCAATGGCGATATTATCGGAATGATTTTTTTGATTGACATTGATGGTTGGTCTAAATCCGCTAGAATTCAGGTGATTCTAGGACGCGACTATAGGGGACGCGGGTATTCCAGAGATGCAATGCCTAGAGTTATGACGTATGGTTTTGCTCCAGACACAGTTGGTTTAGCATTGCATAGGATTTGGGTTGGTGTTCCAGCAGCGAATACGCGTTCTCTTTCTGTTTATCAGTCTCTTGGTTTTGTAAAAACTGGAACAGCTAGAGATGCTTTGTGGGATTCGCAAAATCAAAAATATCAAGATTTTGTTGTTATGGACACTCTCGTGGATGAGTATGATGCCATTCGTTCTCTAGACGCTTTTGGTCTGCACGTTATTGAAGATAATCCTGGTGTTTGTGAAGCGTTAAGTGCACATGAGCATTCAATTGCAATACCTGTTAGCAAAGATAATTCCGACGAATCATGGCCGTATAATGCGGCTACAGTCAAAGAAGATTCTTCTAAACGCGCATGGTGGCGTATTATAGGACGCGGTCGTAAGCGTAACACTAATGGCAATAATGCGGAAGGGAAGCGATGAGCGCTGAAGATCTCGACAATTACGAAACTGACGCCGAGCTTGCGTTGTACAAGGAGTATCGTGACGTTATTAAGCTTTTTACGTACGTTGTAGAAACTGAGCGACGATTCTATTTGGCAAACAAGGTGGATTTTAACGTGCGTTCTGCAGGTCAAGATGTGTATTTTGACGTGCAATTAACAGACGCTTGGGTGTGGGACGTGTATCGCCCTTCGCGGTTTGTGAAAAACGTTCGTATTGTTACGTTTAAAGACGTAAATGTGGAAGAAGTGCAGAAAACAGATATCGATATTCCAGAATCTATCGCATGATAAGAGTATGCTAGTAAAGCTTATGTTTAGATTTTAATATAGATACGTGCTTGCAATTTTGCGATTTTGACTTTATAAAGCGTCTTTTAGGTATGGAGGAAAATTGACTGATACACAATCCCAGAAACAATCTGTAGTGATTATTGGTGGCGGTCCGGCAGGGTTGACGGCTGCGTGGGAGCTTGTAAAAGATGGTGGAAGTAATCGTTACGATGTAACTGTTCTTGAGGCATCTAAAGAGTTTGGCGGAATTTCTCGCACTGTAAAATACAACGGAAACCGTATGGATATTGGCGGTCACCGATTCTTCTCTAAAGATGATCGCATTATGCAATGGTGGCGAGATATGCTGCCGCTCCAAGGCGCTCCTTCTTACGACGACAAAAAACTTGGCAGACATCATGATTTAGAGGATGGCGGTCCAGATCCTGAAGTCGAAGATGAGGTTATGCTTAAGCGTCATCGCGTTTCTAGAATCTTCTGGAATCATCATTTCTTCGACTACCCTATCTCGCTTTCTGCGTCTACTTTGCGCTCTATGGGCTTTGTTCTTACTATGAAGGTTGGTTTTAGCTACCTTTGGTCTATGATTCACAAGTTGCCAGAAACTAATCTTGAGAACTTTTATATTAACCGTTTCGGTAAGAAACTTTATTCAATGTTCTTCGAGGGCTATACCGAGAAGCTTTGGGGTAGGCATCCAAGTCAGATTTCTGCAGATTGGGGTGCTCAGCGAGTTAAGGGTTTGAGCATTGTTGAAGTTTTGAAGAACGCTGTTTCAAAACTTATGCCTAAGAGTAAGGCGGATCAGAAGGAAGTTGAAACTTCGCTGATTGAAGAATTCTGGTACCCTAAGCTTGGTCCAGGTCAGCTTTGGGAGACTGTTGAACGCCGTTGCCGTGAAAATGGCGCTACTGTTTTAACAGATGCAAAAGTTGTGGCGATTAAACAGTGCGACGGTAAAATTTCTAGTGTTGTCGTTGAAAATCAAGATGGTTTGCAGCAAGAGCTTCATGCGGATCAGTTTATTTCTTCTATGCCAATAAAAGATTTGGTTGCAGCTATTGAGCATGGCGCTGAAGGAAATGAGTCCGTGCAGGTTCCATCCGAATTACAACGAGTTGCTAAAGGCTTGCCTTACCGTGATTTTGTAACCGTGGGACTTCTTGTTAAGCGTATGCGTTTGCGTAATACGACTGATATTCCAACGTTAGGTAATCCTCCTATTGTGCCTGACTGCTGGATTTATGTGCAGGATCCAGGATACAAAGTTGGTCGTTTGCAAATCTTTAACAACTGGAGCCCATATCTTGTTAAGGATGTTGACAACACTGTATGGATTGGTCTTGAATACTTCTGCAATGAGGGCGATGATTTCTGGAATATGAGCGACGAAGAGGCTCGTAAATCTGCGATTGATGAGCTTACTCGCATGCAGGTTATTGATGGCGAAGATGATGTTTTGGATGCTCATCGTGAGCGTGTTCCAAAGGCTTATCCAGCTTACTTCGATACTTATGCTCAGATGCCTGAGCTTGTTAAGTATTTGGATGGTTTTGGTAATTTGTATTGTGTTGGTAGAAATGGTCAGCATCGTTACAATAATCAGGATCATTCTATGGCTACTGCTATTGAAGCCGTGTCTAATATTAACAGTGGAAAACAGTCTAAAGATAATGTTTGGTCTGTTAATACAGAGAAGTCATATCACGAAAAGAAGTAGCGCTTTTTCTTTTTGCCACGCCGTGTTGTTGTGAGTCGCATGAGTGTAGTAGCATACATTTATCAGCGGTTAAGTCACATTGTTATGTGCTTATCGTTGTATTCACAACGGATTTTTCCGAAATCTTCCATGTAAAGCTCCAAGTAGTTTGTTTCTTGGGGTCAGGGAAAGGTATAACTGTGGCAACAAGCCAAAATCTTGATGATATGAAGCTTTCTGAGCTTAAGGATCTTGCGAAGCAAATGGGTCTGCGCGGTACGTCTACAATGCGCAAGCCAGATTTGATTGCTACGCTTACCGCTGCGCGAAATGGTGGGGATGCGCCAGCAGGAGTTAGCGTACATGTTCCTAAAAGCATTGTTAGGGATAGTCGTTCGTCGCTTAATGATGGGGATGATTCTAAATACGATTCATCTTCATCTTTTAGGTCGCGTCGCAATTTTGGTGACGATAGTGGTGAGTCTGCTCGCAAGTCTGCCGATGAGGATTTGTTAGAAAATCTCGGCTTGCCTGATTCTGTTGAATCTTCTGAATCTGATGAATCCGAAGATTCAAATAGAAGCGGTAAGTCTAGGCGTCGTCGTGAGTTTACGCGTGATAATCAATCTCAGCGTCGTCGTCAGTCTGATTTTAAAGATAATTATCGCGGAAATAACTCGGATGATGCAAATGATTCGGAAGATGATTTAGATCAGATTCTTGCTACTTTGCCAAGTGAAAAGTCTTCTGATTCTAACGCAAATCGTGATTCTGAATCTCGCAGGCAACGCGGAGCTTCGCGTTCTAATGGCGATGACGATTATGATGCGCATTCAGATAGGAATGACAGATATCAACGCCGTATGCGTGGTCGTGGACGCGATAGGGATGATTACGATTCCCGCTCGGATCGCTCTGATCATTTAGAGCGTGAAGATCGTCCTGCGAGGAATGA contains:
- a CDS encoding DUF2469 domain-containing protein encodes the protein MSAEDLDNYETDAELALYKEYRDVIKLFTYVVETERRFYLANKVDFNVRSAGQDVYFDVQLTDAWVWDVYRPSRFVKNVRIVTFKDVNVEEVQKTDIDIPESIA
- a CDS encoding NAD(P)/FAD-dependent oxidoreductase codes for the protein MTDTQSQKQSVVIIGGGPAGLTAAWELVKDGGSNRYDVTVLEASKEFGGISRTVKYNGNRMDIGGHRFFSKDDRIMQWWRDMLPLQGAPSYDDKKLGRHHDLEDGGPDPEVEDEVMLKRHRVSRIFWNHHFFDYPISLSASTLRSMGFVLTMKVGFSYLWSMIHKLPETNLENFYINRFGKKLYSMFFEGYTEKLWGRHPSQISADWGAQRVKGLSIVEVLKNAVSKLMPKSKADQKEVETSLIEEFWYPKLGPGQLWETVERRCRENGATVLTDAKVVAIKQCDGKISSVVVENQDGLQQELHADQFISSMPIKDLVAAIEHGAEGNESVQVPSELQRVAKGLPYRDFVTVGLLVKRMRLRNTTDIPTLGNPPIVPDCWIYVQDPGYKVGRLQIFNNWSPYLVKDVDNTVWIGLEYFCNEGDDFWNMSDEEARKSAIDELTRMQVIDGEDDVLDAHRERVPKAYPAYFDTYAQMPELVKYLDGFGNLYCVGRNGQHRYNNQDHSMATAIEAVSNINSGKQSKDNVWSVNTEKSYHEKK
- a CDS encoding GNAT family N-acetyltransferase translates to MQEVNADSTNSRELPESIVIPSIRGEMARLRQATIEDLARMDSLHAFDGAAVITGKDSQSERSMVHAWVERSVQWSLGNNDKSMSDYAGAIGDAQSRPTIAWSIVPDFIDDSKNTNGDIIGMIFLIDIDGWSKSARIQVILGRDYRGRGYSRDAMPRVMTYGFAPDTVGLALHRIWVGVPAANTRSLSVYQSLGFVKTGTARDALWDSQNQKYQDFVVMDTLVDEYDAIRSLDAFGLHVIEDNPGVCEALSAHEHSIAIPVSKDNSDESWPYNAATVKEDSSKRAWWRIIGRGRKRNTNGNNAEGKR
- the gatB gene encoding Asp-tRNA(Asn)/Glu-tRNA(Gln) amidotransferase subunit GatB; protein product: MAEKLMKYADAVEQFDPVFGLETHVELSTRTKLFCPAEVSFGGEPNTQLTPVSLGLPGSLPVVNKTAVDYAIKLGLALHCEIAEWSQFARKNYFYPDMPRDYQISQYDKPTNGNGYLDVELEDGTVFRVPIERAHIEDDAGKNTHVGGADGRIEGANHSLVDYNRAGVPLIEIVTKPIEGAGSRAPEIAGAYMRAIRDIVRALNISHARMEQGNMRADVNVSLRRKPTDPFGTRSETKNVNTFRGIEKTLQYEIRRQAAILSEGGEILQETRHWDEATQTTAGGRVKSDADDYRYFPDPDLVMLHITKEHIERMKAEMPEMPRERRNRLQSEWGISDLEMRDILNADALDLVEETVKAGASAAGAKKWWLGELAREANTRGVTLEELPITPQDVAQVEKLIADGNLNDKLAKQTVACVLAGEGKPDEVVKKHGFKVMNDDGALEAAVDAALAADPEVAEKLKAGNMKPMGAIIGAVMRATKGQADAKAVTKIVMAKIKG